TCTACCTCTAAAGTTAGTTCTTTGCATTACGTAAGGCAAAGAAGCAGCGTGGTCAAGATGGAAATGGGAAATTAATAAGACATCAATGGTTGAAAGGTCAAAATCGTCATAAAAAGGTAATGATGCTAATCCTTGGTAAGCGGGGTGGATACCCGCATCTAGCATAACGGTTTTACCTTTATATTGAATGATGTGGCATGAACGACCGACCTCGTTAGCACCCCCAAGtgcaaaaaatttaaaatccTGAGGTTTAATGGACCCAGCAGTAGTTGTAATGCTTTGCTTCGTATCCATACTCGTAAAAAACTAGAATAATTTGactgaaaataatttgaaagtAGTATTCTCCTTATAACAACATCCCCTGTGAGTAacattgaaatttttttcggAAGAAAATGAAGGAGAGTTCTAAAGACTGATTTACTTTCATTTTATCGAAGACTGATATAAACATTAAGTAGTACTCTATTAATAATcatatattgaaatattgataGTGTTTCTAAACGACTCATTTAAACCAGAATAGATTAAAAAAGTAGAGAATATGATGAATTTAACACATAAAAAAGTAGAACATAAAAGAGAGTATAAAATATGAAGGATATTAATAACagtaaaaagaaattgtgaagaaatacaatattaaatatcaCAGGGGATATGCAGAGGGATAGGAtgttaaaaaagaattaaagtTAGTAATTATTCGGAATGCATTGAAAGTGATAtatagaaaacaaaaatatcaacgtaaaatcaataattaGAGTGATAACATACCTTACTAGTATGTAGTAGTAATAGTAGTTTATAATAAGTTTGCTAACCGATTAGTGTTATATGCATTTAATCAGTTAGTTGTTTAATtttcgtttttttttcaaaatcatagttttaaaaaaggTATGTAtaaatgtatttttatttgctaTCATCGCGAAAATAAGGATTATGTCCGGGTGTTTCTGAAGCGTATAGAAGGTTCACTTCTCTCATTAAACTGCCTAAATTCTTTAGAGATACTGCAGTTAAATGTATATAAGTCTATAAGTAATGTCATACACAAAATTACATAGAGCTTCAATAAAATCtaaaataaagttaaaaCTTATGGAAGATTATTATGTCAAAAATCCATAATCTTCATTAGATATCCAAGTTTCTTCAATAGGTGTTGCAATTGGGGCTTCCCATGATGAGttgatattaaatgataCTGGCTTCTTCACCGCACCATCAGGATTTATCTGTTGAgcaaataaatcattatttattagcCTGCCATGGCTATTATTGATGCTAGTATTGATAGTATTATTGATGCTAGTATTGATAGTATTATTGATGCTATTATTGATAGTATTATTGATGCTgctattaatatcattgctgatattattattgggGTTGGTATTGGTGGGATAATTGTTCATAAAATTTTGGTTCATTTGAGGAATCTGATGCTGTGCTGGAGGCTGAGAACTAAAATATTGTTGATTTGGATTTCCATTCGGAGCCTGTGGGGAATTATGATTACCATAAATTGTTTGTGAGGGTTGTTGGTTATTGTGGTTTATAGGTTGAACTTGGTTCAACTGAATTGAAGGATCCGAGAATGAAGAGTTATCAtcaatattgaaattagatgtattatttgtaatCAGAGAATCTGTAGTCCAAGAAGAAATGTTATTTATCATGCCATGGGCACCATtacttaataaaatattgcCAGTTAAAATATCTGCATTAAAAGAGTTTGCCTTTTGAATTGATGAAATAGAAGTTGATGGTCGTATAAAACTGGATTTTGTCATTATTGGTTGTAATTGGCTTGACTTAGAATTTGGATCTTTATCAATTGGGGAATTTGTTGAAGTATTAAACAAACTATTGCTGTTACTATTAGTAAAACTTTGTTGTCTTGAAATTTGTGATTGAGCTAGACCATTGCttaattgttgttgatcCTGACTCGAAATACtaatagaattttttgGAGTTATATCTGCTgaagtatttgaattgtccttatttgtagaattagaaaagcTATTTGGACTTTGTTGAGAATGAGTCGATATATTCGATTGCtgaatatttgtttttgttgtagaatcaaaatttgataaGTGAGAAAATGCATTTGGAATCTTTGGGATAATATAAGGCATGGTAGTATTATTTCCTGATgataaatttcttattggagctggattattattagatattttaatattattatttgagtACGTGGCTAAATTATTCTGAGAAGAGTTCGCAGCAATATTGGTTTGAGAGGAGTTCGTAGGTATTGCTTGAGATTTAGCCAAATATGGAGTAACGTTTTCAGAATTTGTATATTGAGCCAGTGACGATAAATAAGCTTGCAAATTCTGTCTTGCAAAATGTTGTTGTAGGTAAGCTTGTTCTTGAAATGTCTTCCAATCAAACTGATTGATATTTGGTTTTTTTACGATAAAGTggttttcattttcattatttggtGAAGACTTATTACTgattttcctttttttctttttgggaataatcttttcatttaaagtttctaattcattatcagCTTCATGCTGTAAgtcttcttcatcatgATTCCTCTTAGTTTCCCcaatgttattattattgttggaGGATTTGACAATATTTGTGGATTGATTATTTGTCAAAGTCTCATTATCAGTATTGTCACTTTGTGAACTAGTATTATTACTGCTACTAGTAGCAGATGAAGAAGTTGTTGTACTTAATAGATTTGATAAACTTTTAGGTAGCACACTTTTAGCCAAGGCATtctgtttctttttaaagTATTTTTGTTCTTGAAGATCTACTTGTGAATTTTCTACAAATGCAACATGGTCATCCATACAATTTTTACCAAAGACTCTTTCAATGGCAGGTGGCATACCCATTGTGCTAATATTcttaaaattagaaatactTGAATtactaatattttgattaacTAAATGAGGCAATTTTGTTGaaaattgtttttcatttgataGACTAGCACTATTGGAGGGACTAGTATTTAAAGACAAGTTCCTTTCTGTATTCGTAGttgtttcatttaaattactCAAGGATGCGGAATGTTCTGGTAGAGGAGTATTTACaatagaatttatattCGAATTGGGacttgaatttgaagatggAGTAGTAGTATTGGAATTTGTTGTAGAATTTggaattgaatttgaattagaatgagaatttttattcttatatttatcctttttaaagtttgtcatataaattaattctgAAGAATCTGGGCCACATCTTTCAATTAAGTTCCCAATTGTTGCATTCATCAATTGATCGTAAGTATCTCTAAAAGTTCTTGCAAATTTTGACCTTTCTGTCATTACATATAGGCAAATCGAACAAGCCTTTAAATCATCCATTGTTACAAAAAGACTTGCACTAATATGAGGTCTTGTAtgttttgaaatatcaCCCAATTTCTTACGTCTTTCGTCATCCATGTTTCTTGCAAGCCACATACAATAAATCAAAGTAACACCAGCTACAAAGACGGTATGAATAGCAGTGCTTGAATTACCACTTGCTGTCATTCTATGGAAAGTCTTGTATAATTGACAAATTTGACCTGCGGCAGCTTGGCATTctctaaataatttatcttctGGAGATAAGATTTCTAAATAAggttgtaataataatcttacTGCtctataataatataattttaaattttcattttcaaaattttttacagaagaaattaaacaatttgaTCTCCAAATTTCAAGATCatggaaatattttttaaccattggtaattcatttttcaatatatcttttgatttaaatttctgtggtaataaatctaattgTTCGGTGAAAGCAGATTCTAATCTTCTTAATCTTAATGATTGATTTATGAAATGAACTAAGTGAGTGTCATTATTGTcggtattattattattgctattactattgctattattattgctatggtttttattattttcttcaaaagttttagtattatttgtagCTGGTGAAgtaatttttcttgtattaaaagaattaatatcGAAATATGGtaaatcaatatctttttcaGAGATAATATAAGATTTCCCCACTGCCACACAAATAGttctttctaataaataaagtGACCAAAAGATTCTAATTTGTCTAAACTTATTTGGATTGTTTGGattgtatttatttaattttaaattgaattgaGCAATTTGCATGACATCTTTAATGATatcatataataataaagaatctTGATCAGTTTTCATGATATAAAGGACTAATAAAGCTAATAGTTCTACTTTTTGTAAATCTGTAAGATTATTACTACATCTTGTAATATGACGTACAGCAGTAGAAAAATAACGGACAGGTGGTAATCCGTTATATTTACCTGTAGTCATATGTAAATAAGCTGAGATACTAAATATTAACCACATTTTACCATAATTGAAATggaaatcattatttgagaaggaatgtattttattattgatataattttcatggaatgaataaatttcattttcatctaatacaggatatttaaattgaaGACGAGTGAAAtaagtatttaaaaataatcttgataattcttcattaaattcaaaagcAGGGtcataattgaaaaattcttgcAAATTATATTTAGCAAAAATACAATTGGAGAAATTGATGGAATCCATTGAATCTGTCTTTAAAGCAGGGATATCGCTATGAATATTTGTTGAAGATGCTGATGACGGAGGTGGAGTTGGAGATGAATTATGAACTTTGGAAGAGTTTATTAGATGATGACCATTATTTTTGGAtgatgtattattatttattggtgataattgatattgatgCTTAATAAAATCTGATCTTGGAGGTGGTGGGGGGGGCAAAATGTTTTTAGAACCATTTCcgaaatttttcaaattatgtaaatttctttttgtcTTTTGCAAATCTTGATCTTGAAGCAGATCTTCTAAA
This genomic stretch from Henningerozyma blattae CBS 6284 chromosome 1, complete genome harbors:
- the TBLA0A09760 gene encoding uncharacterized protein (similar to Saccharomyces cerevisiae YLR278C; ancestral locus Anc_6.75), producing the protein MGRPRKEVSEENLERFQKELELAGDNVDLLLQDKKGRSKSCLLCRRRKQRCDHKLPSCTACLKAGVKCVQPARYSNNAAPIKQETPLSDNNTSITTARRNTKTLPIHLPLPSSNPTAINTTTANSNTPNTLPLSLPLPIPNPITNLPLQHQQQQPDATTIIPLPPRSVNRKSKSSGSIVNTNKDEYQIFLEKKLSYLEKMLDLPIGGSVFNRKLTQYKKFTHLLGEMDDDLEDLLQDQDLQKTKRNLHNLKNFGNGSKNILPPPPPPRSDFIKHQYQLSPINNNTSSKNNGHHLINSSKVHNSSPTPPPSSASSTNIHSDIPALKTDSMDSINFSNCIFAKYNLQEFFNYDPAFEFNEELSRLFLNTYFTRLQFKYPVLDENEIYSFHENYINNKIHSFSNNDFHFNYGKMWLIFSISAYLHMTTGKYNGLPPVRYFSTAVRHITRCSNNLTDLQKVELLALLVLYIMKTDQDSLLLYDIIKDVMQIAQFNLKLNKYNPNNPNKFRQIRIFWSLYLLERTICVAVGKSYIISEKDIDLPYFDINSFNTRKITSPATNNTKTFEENNKNHSNNNSNSNSNNNNTDNNDTHLVHFINQSLRLRRLESAFTEQLDLLPQKFKSKDILKNELPMVKKYFHDLEIWRSNCLISSVKNFENENLKLYYYRAVRLLLQPYLEILSPEDKLFRECQAAAGQICQLYKTFHRMTASGNSSTAIHTVFVAGVTLIYCMWLARNMDDERRKKLGDISKHTRPHISASLFVTMDDLKACSICLYVMTERSKFARTFRDTYDQLMNATIGNLIERCGPDSSELIYMTNFKKDKYKNKNSHSNSNSIPNSTTNSNTTTPSSNSSPNSNINSIVNTPLPEHSASLSNLNETTTNTERNLSLNTSPSNSASLSNEKQFSTKLPHLVNQNISNSSISNFKNISTMGMPPAIERVFGKNCMDDHVAFVENSQVDLQEQKYFKKKQNALAKSVLPKSLSNLLSTTTSSSATSSSNNTSSQSDNTDNETLTNNQSTNIVKSSNNNNNIGETKRNHDEEDLQHEADNELETLNEKIIPKKKKRKISNKSSPNNENENHFIVKKPNINQFDWKTFQEQAYLQQHFARQNLQAYLSSLAQYTNSENVTPYLAKSQAIPTNSSQTNIAANSSQNNLATYSNNNIKISNNNPAPIRNLSSGNNTTMPYIIPKIPNAFSHLSNFDSTTKTNIQQSNISTHSQQSPNSFSNSTNKDNSNTSADITPKNSISISSQDQQQLSNGLAQSQISRQQSFTNSNSNSLFNTSTNSPIDKDPNSKSSQLQPIMTKSSFIRPSTSISSIQKANSFNADILTGNILLSNGAHGMINNISSWTTDSLITNNTSNFNIDDNSSFSDPSIQLNQVQPINHNNQQPSQTIYGNHNSPQAPNGNPNQQYFSSQPPAQHQIPQMNQNFMNNYPTNTNPNNNISNDINSSINNTINNSINNTINTSINNTINTSINNSHGRLINNDLFAQQINPDGAVKKPVSFNINSSWEAPIATPIEETWISNEDYGFLT